Proteins from a single region of Egicoccus sp. AB-alg2:
- a CDS encoding VOC family protein, producing MTVQLTPYLNFRDRTREVMTYYQKVFGGELTMDTFASFGASEDSAEAEKIMHSQLETEHGLVLMAADVPDSMDLDEGSAFNISLSGDDDEALRRFWDGLCDGGTVVMPLEPAPWGDTFGHCVDRFGVRWLVNIAGSPS from the coding sequence GTGACCGTGCAACTCACCCCGTACCTCAACTTCCGCGACCGCACCCGCGAGGTGATGACCTACTACCAGAAGGTGTTCGGCGGCGAGCTGACCATGGACACCTTCGCGTCCTTCGGGGCCAGTGAGGACTCCGCCGAGGCGGAAAAGATCATGCACAGCCAGCTGGAGACCGAGCACGGGCTCGTGCTGATGGCGGCCGACGTGCCCGACTCCATGGACCTCGACGAGGGCAGCGCGTTCAACATCTCGCTGTCTGGCGACGACGACGAGGCCCTGCGTCGCTTCTGGGACGGCCTCTGCGACGGCGGCACGGTGGTCATGCCGCTGGAGCCGGCGCCATGGGGTGACACGTTCGGCCACTGCGTCGACCGGTTCGGCGTCAGGTGGCTGGTCAACATCGCCGGCTCACCGAGCTGA
- a CDS encoding SRPBCC family protein, with protein MTKGDTYRVERRIHVDAPPAVVHERVVDLHRWTSWSPWEDLDPDQERRYGGAEQGVGAWYAWRGNRKAGQGRMEIVGADESTVTIDLQFVKPFKSRSTTAFELRPDGDGTLVTWTMTGPNTAMLRLMGLFTSMDKLIGPDFEKGLQRLKADAEAADGSTPSAT; from the coding sequence ATGACGAAGGGCGACACCTACCGCGTGGAGCGCCGCATCCACGTCGACGCGCCGCCGGCCGTGGTCCACGAGCGGGTCGTCGACCTCCACCGCTGGACGTCCTGGTCGCCCTGGGAGGACCTGGACCCCGACCAGGAGCGCAGGTACGGCGGCGCCGAGCAGGGCGTCGGTGCCTGGTACGCCTGGCGTGGCAACCGCAAGGCCGGGCAGGGTCGCATGGAGATCGTCGGCGCCGACGAGTCCACCGTCACGATCGATCTGCAGTTCGTGAAGCCGTTCAAGTCCCGCAGCACCACCGCGTTCGAGCTGCGGCCCGACGGTGACGGCACGCTCGTCACGTGGACGATGACAGGCCCCAACACCGCGATGCTGCGGCTCATGGGCCTGTTCACCTCGATGGACAAGCTGATCGGTCCGGACTTCGAGAAGGGGCTGCAGCGGCTGAAGGCGGACGCCGAGGCAGCCGACGGCTCGACGCCCTCGGCCACCTGA
- a CDS encoding DinB family protein — MGGFDPKADLQRYLQVGREAMLWKLEGLGEYDARRPMTPTGTNLLGMVKHLAGVEAGYFGFVFGRPFPEPLPWMDEDAELNADLWATPEESREQVVGLYRRVWAHADATIEALALDDVGRVPWWHTDANPVSLHRILVHVATETHRHAGHADIVRELIDGAVGHREAVSNLPDGDAGWWSTYRDRVEEAARAAADS, encoded by the coding sequence GTGGGTGGGTTCGATCCGAAGGCGGATCTGCAGCGGTATCTGCAGGTCGGGCGCGAGGCGATGCTCTGGAAGCTCGAGGGGTTGGGCGAGTACGACGCGCGCCGACCGATGACCCCGACGGGCACGAACCTGCTGGGGATGGTCAAACACCTCGCGGGCGTCGAGGCGGGCTACTTCGGGTTCGTGTTCGGTCGCCCCTTCCCCGAACCGTTGCCGTGGATGGACGAGGACGCGGAGCTCAACGCCGACCTGTGGGCGACGCCGGAAGAGTCACGGGAGCAGGTCGTGGGGCTGTATCGGCGCGTGTGGGCACACGCGGATGCCACCATCGAGGCGCTGGCTCTCGACGACGTCGGCCGGGTGCCGTGGTGGCACACGGACGCCAACCCGGTGTCCCTGCACCGGATCCTGGTGCACGTCGCCACCGAGACCCACCGGCACGCTGGACACGCCGACATCGTGCGCGAGCTGATCGACGGCGCGGTCGGCCACCGCGAGGCCGTCAGCAACCTGCCCGACGGTGATGCCGGCTGGTGGTCGACCTACCGCGATCGTGTCGAGGAAGCGGCCCGCGCCGCCGCCGACTCCTGA
- a CDS encoding SRPBCC domain-containing protein, protein MAEPSGSRRIRLRTELPGPPAAVFAALTEPDRLARWWGPHGFSLPEVELALRVGGGYRFAMQPPAGEPFHVQGEFLEVAPPHRLVFTFRYEEPDPDDVETVVTVTLSARGAATRIFVEQEAFATEARRALHEAGWSDSLDRLRTLLAAG, encoded by the coding sequence ATGGCAGAGCCCTCGGGCAGCCGGCGGATCCGCCTCCGGACCGAGCTTCCCGGCCCGCCGGCGGCGGTGTTCGCGGCGCTCACCGAACCCGACCGGCTCGCCCGATGGTGGGGACCGCATGGCTTCTCCCTGCCCGAGGTCGAGCTCGCGCTGCGGGTCGGCGGTGGCTATCGGTTCGCCATGCAACCGCCGGCGGGTGAGCCGTTCCACGTGCAGGGCGAGTTCCTCGAGGTCGCGCCCCCGCACCGGCTCGTGTTCACGTTTCGGTACGAGGAGCCGGACCCGGACGACGTGGAAACCGTCGTGACCGTCACCTTGTCGGCCCGCGGTGCCGCGACCCGGATCTTCGTCGAGCAGGAAGCCTTCGCGACCGAGGCACGGCGGGCGTTGCACGAAGCCGGCTGGAGCGACAGCCTGGATCGGCTGCGGACGCTGCTGGCGGCGGGCTGA
- a CDS encoding sensor histidine kinase: MIDLRTRTLAPDPVVRAWWPVPLVLVLDQITPGMAAAGTLPPLAAAVFSVAHALPLRWREPRPIGAAAAVLGAALVQALLTGPTLAFGSWVALMIVAFAVANGTRRVVAVASLTSILLGVGVISVVTEPEAPVTDMVFPIVYFGGAWGAGRLVRSRRLAAARLSALADSLAREREETARLAVAAARGRMSREVHDIVAHSLSIIVLQAEAAEALLERQPAKVQRPLTVIQRTGRQALDELRRMLDVLGTDDVDAPLPGLSDLEELTRTFERAGLAIDLQVAGPAETVAPGLGLTVYRLVQESLTNVLKHTGGAPCRVRVTIMEGHVDVEVHDDGPPRAVGTSVPGAGRGLAGMRERVESYGGDFVGAPTSEGGFRVAARLPMAAEVVA, from the coding sequence ATGATCGATCTGCGGACGCGAACGCTGGCGCCGGATCCCGTCGTACGGGCCTGGTGGCCGGTCCCGCTCGTGCTCGTGCTCGACCAGATCACGCCGGGCATGGCCGCGGCCGGCACGCTCCCGCCGCTGGCGGCGGCGGTGTTCTCGGTGGCGCACGCGCTCCCTCTGCGTTGGCGGGAGCCGCGACCGATCGGTGCGGCCGCCGCCGTGCTCGGTGCAGCCCTGGTGCAGGCGCTGCTGACCGGCCCGACGCTCGCCTTCGGCTCGTGGGTCGCGCTGATGATCGTCGCGTTCGCGGTCGCCAACGGCACCCGGCGCGTCGTGGCGGTGGCGTCCCTGACGTCGATCCTGCTCGGCGTCGGGGTCATCTCGGTCGTCACCGAGCCGGAGGCACCGGTCACCGACATGGTGTTCCCGATCGTGTACTTCGGCGGGGCCTGGGGTGCCGGCCGTCTGGTGCGCAGCCGCCGGCTGGCCGCGGCCCGGCTCTCCGCCCTCGCCGACTCGCTGGCCCGCGAACGGGAGGAGACCGCGCGTCTCGCCGTGGCCGCGGCGCGGGGTCGCATGTCGCGTGAAGTGCACGACATCGTGGCGCATTCGCTGAGCATCATCGTGCTGCAGGCCGAGGCCGCCGAAGCGCTCCTCGAGCGGCAGCCGGCAAAGGTCCAGCGGCCGCTGACCGTCATCCAGCGCACCGGCCGCCAGGCGCTGGACGAACTGCGTCGCATGCTGGACGTCCTCGGCACCGACGACGTCGACGCACCGCTGCCCGGGCTGTCCGACCTGGAGGAGCTGACGCGGACGTTCGAGCGGGCGGGTCTCGCCATCGACCTGCAGGTTGCCGGTCCTGCCGAGACCGTGGCGCCGGGCCTCGGCCTGACCGTCTACCGGCTCGTACAGGAGTCACTGACCAACGTCCTCAAGCACACGGGTGGGGCGCCGTGCCGGGTGCGCGTGACGATCATGGAGGGGCACGTGGACGTCGAGGTGCATGACGACGGCCCACCGCGGGCCGTCGGCACCTCGGTGCCGGGCGCCGGCCGCGGGCTGGCCGGCATGCGCGAGCGGGTCGAGTCGTACGGCGGCGACTTCGTCGGCGCCCCGACGAGCGAGGGCGGCTTCCGCGTCGCCGCCCGGCTGCCGATGGCCGCCGAGGTCGTGGCATGA
- a CDS encoding response regulator, producing MIRLLLVDDQELVREGLRTILDAEADLEVIGEAGDGDEAVRQARLLRPDLVIVDVRMPGTDGLEATRTLLDTKGWRPRVLVLTTFDLDEYVFEALRAGASGFALKSAPRHQLVAAVRTAADGDLVLAPAVTRRLVDRFGSPQPRRPLPAELTNREAEVLQLVARGLSNAEIGRELHLATTTVKTHLSALLTKLRVRDRVQLVIAAYEHGVVEPGPDRSAARVHPLA from the coding sequence ATGATCCGCCTGCTGCTGGTGGACGACCAGGAGCTCGTGCGCGAAGGGCTGCGCACCATCCTCGACGCCGAGGCGGACCTCGAGGTGATCGGCGAGGCCGGCGACGGCGACGAAGCCGTACGTCAGGCGCGGCTGCTGCGGCCGGACCTGGTGATCGTCGACGTCCGGATGCCGGGGACCGACGGCCTCGAGGCGACCCGCACGCTGCTGGACACCAAGGGGTGGCGACCCCGGGTCCTGGTACTGACCACGTTCGACCTCGACGAGTACGTGTTCGAGGCCCTCCGGGCCGGCGCGTCCGGCTTCGCGCTGAAGTCCGCACCGCGGCATCAGCTCGTCGCGGCGGTACGGACCGCCGCCGACGGCGATCTGGTGCTGGCGCCGGCCGTGACCCGGCGGCTGGTGGACCGCTTCGGCTCACCGCAGCCCCGCCGCCCGCTCCCCGCGGAGCTGACGAACCGTGAGGCCGAGGTGCTGCAGCTCGTCGCGCGTGGCCTGAGCAACGCGGAGATCGGACGCGAGCTGCACCTCGCGACGACGACGGTCAAGACCCATCTCAGCGCGCTGCTGACCAAGCTCCGGGTCCGCGACCGCGTCCAGCTCGTCATCGCGGCGTACGAGCACGGCGTCGTGGAGCCCGGCCCGGACCGCTCCGCCGCGCGCGTGCACCCCCTGGCCTGA
- a CDS encoding alpha/beta hydrolase, whose amino-acid sequence MQPPPNGPDTIVLIHGFWVTPRSWEHWIRRYESYGFRVLAPAYPGMDVEVEALNADPSPIEALTLPAIVEHLERIVGALDRAPILMGHSAGGALTQILLDRGYGACGVAINSAPTEGVRTVPLSQVRATFPVLKNPANHHRAVALTPQQWRYAFTNTFSEEESRRLYERYAVPASGRILLDGVLANFQPGPQAAAVDYRNGARAPLLFVSGSEDHLMPPKVQRANLRHYKAATVTELREHRGFAHLLPAQEGWEAIADEALRWALEHTAQPTARSA is encoded by the coding sequence ATGCAACCGCCACCGAACGGTCCCGACACCATCGTCCTCATCCACGGCTTCTGGGTGACCCCTCGCTCGTGGGAGCACTGGATCCGCCGCTACGAGTCGTACGGCTTCCGGGTCCTGGCACCCGCCTACCCCGGCATGGACGTCGAGGTGGAAGCGCTGAACGCCGATCCCTCACCCATCGAGGCGTTGACGTTGCCGGCCATCGTCGAACACCTCGAGCGGATCGTCGGGGCGTTGGATCGCGCGCCGATCCTGATGGGGCATTCGGCCGGCGGGGCGCTCACGCAGATCCTGCTCGACCGCGGCTACGGGGCATGCGGCGTCGCGATCAACTCGGCCCCGACGGAGGGCGTGCGCACGGTGCCGCTGTCCCAGGTGCGCGCGACGTTCCCGGTCCTGAAGAACCCGGCCAACCACCATCGGGCCGTCGCGCTGACGCCCCAGCAGTGGCGCTACGCCTTCACCAACACGTTCTCCGAAGAGGAGTCCCGGCGGCTGTACGAGCGCTACGCCGTGCCGGCCTCGGGCCGGATCCTGCTGGACGGGGTGTTGGCGAACTTCCAGCCCGGGCCGCAGGCCGCGGCGGTCGACTACCGCAACGGCGCGCGGGCGCCGCTGCTGTTCGTCTCCGGGTCCGAGGACCACCTGATGCCGCCGAAGGTGCAACGCGCGAACCTGCGCCACTACAAGGCGGCGACGGTGACCGAACTGCGCGAACATCGCGGCTTCGCGCATCTGCTGCCGGCACAGGAGGGGTGGGAGGCGATCGCCGACGAGGCGCTGCGCTGGGCACTGGAGCACACCGCCCAGCCCACGGCCCGGTCCGCATGA
- a CDS encoding Fur family transcriptional regulator — MQPLVERLRDRGWRLTAQRRVIAEVMAGEHVHLAADEVFVRARAILPEVSLATVYNTLHELVDMGELLEVAHADGRKRYDPNVQHPHHHLLCVECGRMLDVHVDDPRLPDGEQHGFELLGVDVTFRARCPDCVGARTTAS; from the coding sequence GTGCAACCGCTGGTGGAGCGCCTGCGCGACCGTGGCTGGCGCCTGACGGCGCAGCGACGCGTCATCGCCGAGGTGATGGCTGGCGAGCACGTCCACCTGGCGGCGGACGAGGTGTTCGTCCGGGCGCGGGCGATCCTGCCCGAGGTCAGCCTCGCCACGGTGTACAACACCCTGCATGAACTCGTGGACATGGGCGAGCTCCTGGAGGTCGCCCACGCCGACGGCCGCAAGCGCTACGACCCCAACGTCCAGCACCCCCACCACCATCTGCTGTGCGTGGAGTGCGGGCGCATGCTCGACGTCCACGTCGACGACCCGCGGCTACCGGACGGCGAGCAGCACGGCTTCGAACTACTCGGCGTCGACGTCACGTTCCGGGCCCGCTGCCCCGACTGCGTGGGTGCGCGCACGACCGCGTCCTGA
- the katG gene encoding catalase/peroxidase HPI yields MSDQQASRREWSARTTPSLQGNEHWWPDQLSLNILHQKHPDANPLGENFSYAEAFSQLDVEELTRDVDALMTDSQDWWPADWGHYGPFFIRMSWHAAGTYRAIDGRGGGGTGAQRFAPLNSWPDNGNLDKARRLLWPVKKKYGEKISWADLLVFAGNRALETMGFKTFGFGFGRADIWAPEDDIYWGPETEWLATNDERYTGDWEDGSRILDNPLAAVQMGLIYVNPEGPNGVPDALKSAQDVRETFGRMGMNDRETVALTVGGHTFGKMHGNGPKEAVGGLPEESKIHEQGFGWANTHETGLGEYTITSGLEGAWTPTPTTWDNTYLETLFSHQWEVTESPAGAKQWEPVEVKDGFWVPDAHVEGKLNPPVMNTADMAMIADPDYLEIAKEFRENPDVLADEFARAWYKLLHRDMGPSARYLGPQVPDEELIWQDPVPAHEGPLVTEDEIATLKQQIADSGLTAAQLVGTAWASACTYRQTDHRGGANGARIRLEPQASWDVNLRSGVSAVIDKLEEVKDASGFNISLADTIVLGGSVGVEMAAKAAGRDITVPFTPGRTDATQEMTEVDTFAYLEPVHDAFRNYLQKQTSIPSEHYLIDRAFMLNLSAPEMAALLGGMRAIGANAGDDNTDGYFTDRLGQLTNDFFFNLVDMGTVWEPIGEGEDRFEGKDRKTGETRWTATRVDLIFGSNSVLRAIAEEYASAGGEDHMIDKFVQGWVKVMQNDRFDLHR; encoded by the coding sequence GTGTCCGACCAGCAAGCCTCGCGCCGAGAGTGGAGCGCGCGGACCACGCCCAGCCTGCAGGGCAACGAACACTGGTGGCCCGACCAGCTCAGCCTGAACATCCTGCACCAGAAGCACCCGGACGCGAACCCGCTCGGCGAGAACTTCTCCTACGCCGAGGCGTTCTCGCAACTCGACGTCGAGGAACTGACCCGCGACGTCGACGCGCTGATGACCGACTCCCAGGACTGGTGGCCCGCCGACTGGGGTCACTACGGCCCGTTCTTCATCCGCATGTCGTGGCACGCCGCCGGCACCTACCGTGCGATCGACGGCCGCGGCGGTGGCGGCACCGGTGCGCAGCGTTTCGCGCCGCTCAACAGCTGGCCCGACAACGGCAACCTGGACAAGGCCCGACGCCTGCTGTGGCCGGTCAAGAAGAAGTACGGCGAGAAGATCTCCTGGGCCGACCTGCTGGTCTTCGCCGGCAACCGCGCGCTGGAGACGATGGGCTTCAAGACCTTCGGGTTCGGGTTCGGTCGCGCCGACATCTGGGCGCCCGAGGACGACATCTACTGGGGTCCGGAGACCGAGTGGCTCGCCACCAACGACGAGCGCTACACCGGCGACTGGGAGGACGGCAGCCGGATCCTCGACAACCCGCTCGCCGCGGTCCAGATGGGTCTGATCTACGTCAACCCGGAGGGCCCCAACGGCGTCCCGGACGCGCTGAAGTCCGCACAGGACGTGCGCGAGACCTTCGGCCGCATGGGAATGAACGACCGCGAGACGGTCGCGCTGACGGTCGGTGGGCACACCTTCGGCAAGATGCACGGCAACGGGCCGAAGGAGGCGGTCGGCGGTCTGCCCGAGGAATCCAAGATCCACGAGCAGGGCTTCGGCTGGGCCAACACCCACGAGACCGGCCTGGGTGAGTACACCATCACCTCGGGGTTGGAGGGCGCCTGGACGCCGACGCCGACCACGTGGGACAACACCTACCTGGAGACCCTCTTCTCCCACCAGTGGGAGGTCACCGAGTCGCCGGCCGGCGCGAAGCAGTGGGAACCCGTCGAGGTCAAGGACGGGTTCTGGGTCCCCGACGCGCACGTCGAGGGCAAGCTGAACCCGCCGGTGATGAACACCGCCGACATGGCGATGATCGCCGACCCCGACTACCTCGAGATCGCCAAGGAGTTCCGCGAGAACCCGGACGTGCTCGCCGACGAGTTCGCCCGTGCCTGGTACAAGCTCCTGCACCGTGACATGGGCCCGAGCGCCCGTTACCTCGGCCCCCAGGTGCCCGACGAGGAGCTCATCTGGCAGGACCCGGTCCCCGCGCACGAGGGGCCGCTGGTCACCGAGGACGAGATCGCGACGCTCAAGCAGCAGATCGCGGACTCCGGGCTGACCGCCGCACAGCTGGTCGGCACGGCCTGGGCGTCGGCGTGCACCTACCGCCAGACCGACCACCGCGGTGGTGCCAACGGCGCACGCATCCGTCTCGAGCCGCAGGCGAGCTGGGACGTCAACCTGCGCTCGGGCGTGTCGGCCGTGATCGACAAGCTCGAGGAGGTCAAGGACGCGTCCGGGTTCAACATCTCGCTCGCGGACACGATCGTCCTCGGCGGCAGCGTCGGTGTCGAGATGGCGGCCAAGGCCGCCGGTCGCGACATCACGGTCCCGTTCACCCCGGGTCGCACCGACGCGACCCAGGAGATGACCGAGGTCGACACGTTCGCCTACCTCGAGCCGGTGCACGACGCCTTCCGCAACTACCTGCAGAAGCAGACGAGCATCCCCTCCGAGCACTACCTGATCGACCGGGCGTTCATGCTCAACCTCAGCGCGCCGGAGATGGCGGCCCTGCTCGGTGGCATGCGCGCCATCGGCGCGAACGCCGGTGACGACAACACCGACGGCTACTTCACCGACCGTCTGGGTCAGCTCACGAACGACTTCTTCTTCAACCTCGTCGACATGGGCACCGTCTGGGAGCCCATCGGCGAGGGCGAGGACCGCTTCGAGGGCAAGGACCGCAAGACGGGCGAGACGAGGTGGACCGCCACGCGCGTCGACCTGATCTTCGGCTCCAACTCGGTGCTGCGCGCCATCGCCGAGGAGTACGCCTCCGCCGGCGGCGAGGACCACATGATCGACAAGTTCGTCCAGGGCTGGGTCAAGGTCATGCAGAACGACCGCTTCGATCTGCACCGCTGA
- a CDS encoding methyltransferase: MTEPAQPRPTHEGDPTAQPDPGSFRDPTNRVFLHEDRVLRGLDETAARDFASLRASGFFARAVEQRQLVATELLDAPPAALEQAGWAAVLEHERIPVVTYPYEWPFAMLRDAALLQLDLPLAALDEGLTTKDATPYNVQFVGARPTHIDLGSFERLSPGEPWFGYRQFCQQFLYPLLLTARRGVPHQPLLRGSVRGVTPQTCAACLRWWDLARPSLFIHVALQSLAERRKTDAGPDGHDVRAELKSAGYGPAVIRGQLRKLRKLVERLEWKQTRSVWSEYSDRQHYDPEDLRAKEELVRRVAGERPRRQVLDLGANDGHFSRIALESAEYVVAVDHDPLVVDRLYRQLSEQGEERILPLVMDLADPSGGLGWRARERSPFVARVRPDLVLCLALVHHLAISESIPLDEVVAFLAEFSSEVILEFPTPEDPMVALLMAQKKDRAVPADRYGVDALERALATRFDTRLRTERGTRLLYDLVPRGRGQPIEVHATASAQPVPDGETRPSGP, from the coding sequence ATGACCGAACCTGCGCAGCCGCGTCCCACGCACGAAGGCGACCCGACGGCGCAGCCGGACCCCGGCTCCTTCCGCGACCCCACCAACCGGGTGTTCCTCCACGAGGACCGGGTGCTGCGCGGCCTCGACGAGACCGCCGCACGGGACTTCGCCTCCCTTCGCGCCTCCGGCTTCTTCGCCCGGGCCGTGGAGCAGCGGCAACTCGTCGCGACGGAGCTGCTGGACGCGCCACCGGCCGCGCTGGAGCAGGCGGGTTGGGCGGCCGTGCTCGAGCACGAGCGGATCCCGGTCGTCACCTACCCGTACGAGTGGCCCTTCGCGATGCTCCGCGACGCGGCCCTGCTCCAGCTCGACCTGCCCCTTGCGGCGCTCGACGAGGGCCTCACCACCAAGGACGCCACCCCCTACAACGTCCAGTTCGTGGGTGCCCGGCCGACGCACATCGACCTCGGCTCCTTCGAGCGGCTGTCTCCCGGCGAGCCGTGGTTCGGCTACCGGCAGTTCTGCCAACAGTTCCTCTACCCGCTGCTGCTGACCGCCCGTCGCGGGGTGCCCCACCAGCCGCTGCTGCGCGGCTCGGTGCGCGGCGTCACGCCACAGACCTGCGCGGCCTGCCTGCGCTGGTGGGACCTGGCGCGACCGTCGCTGTTCATCCACGTCGCCCTGCAGAGCCTCGCCGAGCGGCGCAAGACCGATGCCGGCCCCGACGGCCACGACGTGCGGGCCGAGCTGAAGTCGGCCGGCTACGGACCGGCGGTCATCCGCGGTCAGCTGCGCAAGCTGCGCAAGCTGGTCGAACGGCTCGAGTGGAAGCAGACCCGGTCCGTGTGGTCGGAGTACTCCGACCGTCAGCACTACGACCCCGAGGACCTGCGCGCCAAGGAGGAGCTCGTCCGCCGCGTGGCCGGCGAGCGCCCGCGGCGGCAGGTGCTGGACCTCGGCGCCAACGACGGGCACTTCAGCCGCATCGCCCTCGAGTCCGCCGAGTACGTGGTCGCCGTGGACCACGATCCGCTGGTCGTCGACCGGCTCTACCGGCAGCTGTCCGAGCAGGGTGAGGAGCGGATCCTGCCGCTCGTGATGGACCTCGCCGACCCGTCGGGCGGGCTCGGCTGGCGGGCGCGCGAACGGTCGCCGTTCGTCGCGCGGGTCCGTCCCGACCTCGTGCTGTGCCTGGCGCTGGTCCACCACCTCGCGATCTCGGAGAGCATCCCGCTGGACGAGGTCGTGGCCTTCCTCGCGGAGTTCTCCAGCGAGGTGATCCTCGAGTTCCCCACGCCCGAGGACCCGATGGTGGCGCTGCTGATGGCCCAGAAGAAGGACCGGGCGGTGCCGGCCGACCGGTACGGCGTCGACGCGCTCGAGCGGGCGCTGGCCACGCGGTTCGACACGCGGCTGCGCACGGAGCGGGGCACGCGGCTGCTGTACGACCTCGTCCCCCGCGGCCGCGGCCAGCCGATCGAGGTCCACGCGACCGCGTCCGCGCAGCCCGTGCCCGACGGCGAGACGCGGCCCTCGGGGCCGTGA